One stretch of Fictibacillus sp. b24 DNA includes these proteins:
- the flgB gene encoding flagellar basal body rod protein FlgB: MNLFSSPIMKNLEMALDGSALKQKTISNNLANVDTPGYKAKETVFNQELKRSLQAHRTDQRHFSFSTGSSSSYYVKEKANTVMNHNGNNVDVDKEMAELAKNQLYYQTLVQRINGKFNSIKMVVKGGR; this comes from the coding sequence ATGAACTTGTTCTCTAGCCCTATCATGAAAAACCTGGAAATGGCATTAGATGGATCGGCATTAAAACAAAAAACCATTTCAAATAATTTGGCTAATGTGGACACTCCTGGATATAAAGCGAAAGAAACGGTTTTTAATCAGGAATTAAAAAGAAGTTTACAAGCACATCGAACAGATCAACGTCATTTTTCATTTAGTACTGGATCGTCATCTTCTTATTATGTAAAAGAAAAAGCGAATACAGTGATGAATCATAACGGCAACAATGTAGATGTAGATAAAGAAATGGCAGAGTTAGCGAAGAATCAACTCTATTATCAGACACTTGTGCAGCGTATTAACGGAAAATTCAATTCGATTAAGATGGTTGTTAAAGGCGGGAGATAG
- the flgC gene encoding flagellar basal body rod protein FlgC: MGVFDAMNVSASGLTAQRLRMDVASSNMANVDSTRGTFKNGKWEPYQRKMVVLGSGESSFKTMFNKAVNKGELSGVKVNQVINDQSPFKTVYQPDHPDANEDGFVLLPNVDPLKEMVDLMSATRSYEANVTALNAAKGMYLKALEIGR; encoded by the coding sequence ATGGGAGTTTTTGATGCAATGAATGTTTCGGCATCCGGTTTAACCGCTCAACGGCTTAGAATGGATGTCGCTTCATCTAATATGGCTAATGTCGATTCGACACGAGGGACATTTAAAAATGGTAAGTGGGAGCCTTATCAGCGCAAAATGGTTGTATTAGGTTCAGGTGAGTCTAGTTTTAAAACCATGTTTAATAAAGCGGTAAATAAAGGAGAACTTTCGGGAGTTAAAGTAAATCAAGTAATAAATGATCAATCGCCATTCAAGACGGTTTATCAGCCTGATCATCCTGATGCGAACGAAGATGGATTCGTTCTTCTTCCGAATGTGGATCCACTTAAAGAAATGGTTGATTTAATGAGTGCTACTAGATCATACGAAGCAAATGTTACTGCATTAAACGCAGCAAAAGGAATGTACTTAAAAGCATTAGAAATTGGCCGTTAG
- the fliE gene encoding flagellar hook-basal body complex protein FliE: MDKISIGALQSISNSTPTAKTTPFEAQEDFKSYLKGALDTLSETQAQSNNATQALMNGNMDNLHQVMITAEKASVTMQTTLEIRNKVVEAYQEIMRMQV, translated from the coding sequence ATGGATAAAATTTCAATCGGAGCGCTTCAGAGTATAAGTAATAGTACTCCAACAGCAAAAACGACACCTTTTGAAGCTCAAGAAGACTTTAAGAGCTATCTGAAAGGTGCTTTAGATACGTTAAGCGAAACACAAGCACAATCAAATAATGCTACACAAGCACTGATGAATGGGAATATGGACAACCTTCATCAGGTTATGATAACAGCTGAAAAAGCAAGTGTAACCATGCAAACGACTCTTGAAATCCGAAATAAAGTTGTTGAAGCCTACCAGGAAATCATGAGGATGCAAGTTTAA